The following proteins are encoded in a genomic region of Spirosoma sp. SC4-14:
- a CDS encoding DUF3667 domain-containing protein, with amino-acid sequence MSTEHDQWSVCPNCDTPLPEHAHYCPNCGQENHTHKQPFGHLLYEFVESITHFDAKLWATLKATVLKPGQFVVDFVNDKRARYVPPARLYVFVSVIFFVMVNKVTESALHHSLEIEEKVHDIYGNKASEFTLDGVLGKAVVEEKGLDEIGNAKFYFNQKSDPKAQSTIAYLKTLSSTQLDSLVHEFWEEGQNEKVNIDNDAEEQQTVEKSKNPLSFAQQLQKGVSYLPASLPVRYTEDDDETTTSESYSVPVSRLIERDTLNASNLSLVKTITIPFANGDSLGIATLAALKQYNRQQLLDLYGQTHAILPDMRNQIYSEMKTLVTLLPNEYDHSRNRKVGNQADYLGLKLIFPNDSTRDAQIRLTKYMNDEQLTHFIAQHSNQSLDEMSWWKRSFILKSIRQSAKFKTTEPLTDRPEVLHNLLHVIIKYVSWVMFLLMPVVAFVLLIIYFRKRKFYYEHLIFSVHVHTVFFMILTIGLTISYYAHWDDAVGWCFLLGYLYLLLAMKRTYGQGWAKTIAKFALFTLIYGFVFAMLFGISGVLGFLNF; translated from the coding sequence ATGTCTACAGAGCACGATCAATGGTCTGTCTGTCCTAACTGCGACACTCCCCTTCCCGAACACGCTCACTATTGTCCGAACTGCGGTCAGGAAAATCATACCCATAAACAACCCTTTGGCCATCTGTTGTATGAGTTTGTGGAGAGCATTACTCACTTCGACGCCAAGCTCTGGGCTACCTTAAAGGCAACTGTGCTAAAGCCTGGCCAGTTTGTGGTCGATTTTGTGAACGATAAACGCGCCCGCTATGTGCCACCTGCTCGTTTGTACGTGTTCGTATCGGTAATTTTCTTCGTAATGGTTAATAAGGTTACCGAATCAGCTTTGCACCATTCACTGGAGATAGAAGAAAAAGTTCATGATATATATGGCAACAAGGCCAGTGAGTTTACATTGGATGGAGTTCTGGGCAAAGCTGTTGTTGAAGAGAAAGGTCTTGATGAAATCGGAAATGCCAAGTTTTATTTTAATCAGAAATCGGACCCCAAAGCCCAATCGACCATTGCTTATCTGAAAACGCTCTCGTCAACCCAGCTCGACTCACTCGTTCATGAGTTTTGGGAAGAAGGACAAAATGAAAAGGTGAATATCGACAACGATGCCGAAGAGCAACAGACAGTAGAAAAATCTAAGAATCCGTTATCATTTGCCCAACAACTACAAAAAGGCGTTTCATACTTACCGGCATCACTTCCTGTACGCTATACGGAGGATGATGACGAAACGACGACCAGCGAAAGTTATTCGGTGCCGGTTTCGCGACTGATCGAGCGCGATACACTTAACGCCAGTAATCTTAGTCTTGTCAAAACAATCACCATTCCATTTGCTAACGGAGACTCGCTAGGCATAGCTACGTTAGCCGCCCTTAAACAATATAACCGGCAACAACTTCTGGATCTCTATGGGCAAACTCACGCCATTTTGCCCGATATGCGTAATCAGATCTATTCGGAAATGAAAACGCTGGTAACTCTGCTGCCCAATGAGTACGATCATTCTCGCAATCGGAAAGTAGGAAACCAAGCCGATTATCTAGGTTTAAAACTAATATTTCCAAACGATTCGACCCGCGACGCGCAAATCCGGCTGACGAAATACATGAACGACGAGCAGTTAACCCATTTTATAGCGCAACATTCGAATCAGTCGCTCGACGAAATGAGTTGGTGGAAACGGAGCTTCATTCTGAAATCGATTCGGCAAAGTGCTAAATTCAAAACAACCGAACCCCTGACAGATCGTCCCGAAGTATTGCATAACCTCCTTCACGTCATTATTAAATATGTATCGTGGGTTATGTTTCTACTGATGCCAGTGGTTGCCTTCGTGCTGTTGATTATCTACTTCCGAAAGCGTAAGTTCTACTACGAGCATCTGATTTTTTCGGTCCATGTCCATACTGTTTTTTTTATGATTTTAACCATTGGACTGACCATTAGCTATTATGCTCACTGGGATGATGCTGTTGGGTGGTGTTTCCTGTTGGGCTATCTTTACCTGCTCCTGGCCATGAAACGTACCTACGGGCAGGGATGGGCCAAAACCATTGCTAAATTCGCCCTCTTCACCTTAATTTATGGCTTTGTCTTTGCTATGCTTTTCGGAATAAGTGGGGTACTTGGCTTCCTGAATTTCTAA
- a CDS encoding pyridoxal phosphate-dependent aminotransferase produces the protein MDEILKSERLTNLKYDIRGPVYEKSLELESQGYKIISLNIGNPATFGFDAPDEIVHDIILNIRNAQGYSDSRGLFAARKAVMHHTQNIGLPGITINDIYIGNGVSELIMLSMQALLNEGDEVLIPSPDYPLWTASVAFCGGKPVHYICDEAADWNPDLADIESKITARTRAIVVINPNNPTGAVYDKSVLEGIARIAEQHKLIVFSDEIYDRILYDGAVHYPISKMVNDTLCITMGGLSKNYRAAGFRGGWMIMSGARHRAKSYIEGLTLLASMRLCANVPTQYAIQTALGGYQSIKDLVIPTGRLYKQMMLAYNRMTAIDGITCVKPKGALYIFPRIDLDQFHIADDEQFVYELLTEQKVLVVAGNGFNYFDKNHFRIVCLPTVDELTIALDRIEAFLESRRKAS, from the coding sequence ATGGATGAAATTTTAAAGAGTGAACGGCTCACCAATTTAAAGTATGACATTCGGGGGCCAGTCTATGAAAAATCGCTCGAATTAGAGAGCCAGGGCTATAAAATAATCAGTCTGAATATTGGCAACCCAGCCACCTTTGGATTTGATGCGCCCGACGAAATTGTTCACGACATCATCCTCAATATCCGCAATGCGCAGGGGTATTCTGATTCGCGTGGTCTGTTTGCCGCCCGCAAGGCAGTGATGCACCATACTCAAAACATCGGCTTACCGGGTATCACCATCAACGACATCTACATCGGCAATGGCGTTAGCGAGCTTATTATGCTCTCGATGCAGGCCTTGCTGAACGAAGGCGATGAGGTACTGATTCCATCGCCTGATTATCCGCTCTGGACAGCTTCGGTAGCCTTTTGTGGTGGCAAACCTGTGCATTACATCTGCGACGAAGCCGCCGACTGGAATCCTGACCTGGCCGACATAGAAAGTAAAATCACAGCGCGAACCCGGGCCATTGTTGTCATTAATCCTAACAACCCTACTGGTGCTGTATATGACAAATCGGTGCTGGAAGGTATCGCCCGTATTGCCGAACAGCATAAACTCATTGTGTTTTCCGATGAAATTTATGATCGGATTCTGTATGATGGAGCAGTGCACTATCCCATTTCGAAAATGGTGAACGATACGCTGTGTATTACCATGGGCGGGCTTTCGAAAAACTACCGGGCGGCTGGTTTTCGGGGTGGGTGGATGATTATGAGCGGTGCCCGTCATCGGGCTAAGTCCTACATCGAAGGACTAACCTTACTGGCCAGTATGCGTCTGTGCGCCAATGTGCCAACCCAATATGCAATCCAGACCGCACTCGGTGGTTATCAGAGCATTAAAGACCTGGTTATTCCAACAGGTCGCCTTTATAAACAGATGATGCTGGCATATAACCGCATGACTGCTATTGATGGTATTACCTGCGTTAAACCCAAAGGCGCACTGTATATTTTTCCTCGAATCGATCTGGATCAATTTCACATTGCCGACGATGAGCAATTCGTCTATGAATTATTGACGGAGCAAAAGGTGTTGGTAGTGGCAGGTAATGGCTTCAATTATTTCGATAAAAATCATTTCCGTATTGTGTGTCTGCCCACGGTTGATGAATTAACCATAGCGCTGGACCGGATTGAGGCCTTTTTGGAGAGCCGCCGGAAGGCCTCCTAG
- a CDS encoding TIGR00730 family Rossman fold protein, protein MEETKENVHRSETQSTERITQDLPKRDELLLTPDEQRIKDAFQDRNWNEIKTADSWVIFKVMSEFVEGFDKLAKIGPCVSIFGSARTKPDNPYYKMTEEIAAKLVRHGYGVITGGGPGIMEAGNKGAFEQGGKSVGLNIKLPFEQHNNIYIDPDKSINFDFFFVRKVMFVKYAQGFVVMPGGMGTLDELFEAMTLIQTRKIARFPIVLVGRAFWGGLLDWIHDVMLNQEHNINPEDMKLVSLVDTPAEAVKVIDDFYSKYLLKPNF, encoded by the coding sequence ATGGAAGAAACAAAAGAAAATGTTCATCGCTCTGAAACGCAGAGCACCGAACGCATTACGCAGGATTTACCCAAGCGCGACGAGTTACTCCTTACCCCCGACGAACAACGGATTAAAGATGCGTTCCAGGATCGGAACTGGAATGAAATAAAAACGGCCGACTCTTGGGTTATCTTTAAGGTGATGTCCGAGTTTGTGGAAGGCTTCGACAAACTTGCCAAAATTGGCCCTTGTGTGTCGATCTTTGGATCGGCCCGTACTAAGCCCGACAACCCTTACTATAAAATGACCGAAGAAATTGCGGCCAAATTGGTTCGTCATGGCTATGGTGTTATCACAGGTGGCGGTCCGGGTATTATGGAAGCCGGTAATAAAGGAGCCTTCGAACAGGGCGGTAAATCGGTTGGTCTCAACATCAAACTTCCGTTTGAGCAACATAACAATATTTACATCGATCCCGACAAGAGTATCAATTTCGATTTCTTCTTTGTCCGGAAAGTAATGTTTGTCAAATACGCCCAGGGCTTTGTGGTGATGCCGGGCGGTATGGGTACGCTCGATGAGCTATTTGAAGCAATGACACTCATCCAGACCCGAAAAATTGCCCGTTTCCCGATTGTTCTGGTTGGCCGGGCATTCTGGGGTGGCTTGCTCGACTGGATTCATGATGTGATGCTAAATCAGGAACACAACATTAATCCAGAAGATATGAAACTCGTTAGTCTGGTCGATACACCTGCCGAAGCAGTTAAAGTGATCGACGACTTCTACAGTAAATACCTGCTCAAACCCAATTTCTAG
- a CDS encoding lipocalin family protein produces MKQRLLLPLLCLLLIGLINACTQGSNDVTVSGPIVGQWDINRYVISDLPDSYSTLNGTINSNLGTDTYTFRTDSTYSESYSSANTQTKGTEEGTWSLRDSVLTIRPVSASPGQTPAPYALKYIKATGELSSGKFQTSEQIQNPTTNVVETITYNLEFFYVKRY; encoded by the coding sequence GTGAAACAGCGATTACTACTTCCTTTGCTTTGTCTGCTCCTGATTGGCCTCATCAATGCATGCACTCAGGGCAGCAACGATGTTACAGTGTCTGGGCCAATAGTGGGGCAATGGGACATCAATCGATACGTTATTTCAGACCTGCCCGACTCCTACTCTACCCTCAACGGAACCATCAATTCCAACCTTGGCACCGATACCTATACGTTCCGTACCGACTCAACCTATTCTGAATCCTACTCATCGGCTAATACCCAAACGAAAGGAACCGAAGAAGGAACCTGGTCTTTGCGTGACTCCGTATTAACCATCAGACCCGTTAGTGCTTCGCCGGGCCAGACACCCGCCCCGTATGCGCTTAAATACATAAAAGCCACGGGTGAGTTAAGTTCAGGTAAATTTCAGACTTCGGAGCAAATCCAGAACCCGACGACTAATGTAGTAGAAACTATTACCTATAACCTCGAATTTTTTTATGTAAAACGATACTAA
- a CDS encoding methylated-DNA--[protein]-cysteine S-methyltransferase: protein MTTTIFDSPLGQVRVTGDNNGVSRISCTDVSSDEPVSTALPEPVEQAVAQLMDYFGGSRQTFDFLLNPAGTPFQQSVWKALLDVPYGTTLSYLALSRRLGDEKAIRAVAAANGKNPLWIVVPCHRIIGSDGSLTGYAGGLWRKKWLLEHEQGGSGQLSLF from the coding sequence ATGACAACGACAATTTTCGACTCGCCCCTCGGGCAGGTACGTGTAACCGGCGACAATAACGGTGTCAGCAGAATTTCGTGCACCGACGTTTCGTCCGACGAACCCGTATCCACTGCTTTACCTGAACCGGTTGAACAGGCAGTTGCGCAGTTAATGGACTATTTCGGCGGGTCGCGGCAAACGTTTGATTTTTTGCTCAATCCTGCCGGAACTCCATTTCAGCAATCGGTCTGGAAAGCGCTACTTGATGTGCCTTATGGTACTACCCTATCTTACCTGGCCCTAAGCCGTCGGCTGGGCGACGAAAAAGCCATTCGGGCGGTGGCCGCTGCCAACGGTAAAAATCCACTCTGGATTGTGGTTCCCTGTCACCGTATTATTGGTTCCGATGGGTCACTGACGGGCTATGCAGGTGGCTTATGGCGCAAAAAGTGGCTTCTCGAACACGAACAGGGCGGTTCGGGCCAACTGTCGCTCTTCTGA
- a CDS encoding helix-hairpin-helix domain-containing protein: MFNRLQSLIRDYFGFSQKESRGFLVLLVLTLLCLLIPFVFRFIADRNPVDTSVADQQKLDSLVKLMQQQEAAQPAYSERTENRKTTAERFNEPRLFMFDPNTVSVAGWQQLGTPGWLAQRIEKYRNKGGRFRKKEDVLRIYNFPSELYQQLAPYMTLSEQEAGKAGSTDAARADKPFSHEAYKPGDRPQFSRPAKPELQPFDINTVDTTQLIALKGIGSKLAGRILAFRDALGGFVSIEQYRDIYGLDSVALAELQKFGQIRTAPRRIRINTASADELDRHPFLSRRQAEIIVRYREQHGAYSSVEALRPIRILDAKTIDKLAPYLEF, encoded by the coding sequence ATGTTTAACCGTTTGCAGTCGCTTATTCGCGACTATTTTGGCTTTTCCCAAAAAGAATCCCGTGGCTTTCTGGTACTGTTAGTTCTGACATTGCTTTGTCTGCTGATTCCGTTCGTGTTTCGGTTCATTGCCGACCGGAACCCGGTCGATACGTCGGTAGCCGACCAGCAAAAACTGGATAGTTTGGTAAAGTTGATGCAACAGCAGGAGGCTGCCCAGCCAGCGTATTCAGAACGGACTGAAAATAGGAAAACAACGGCTGAACGCTTTAATGAGCCACGACTGTTTATGTTCGATCCGAATACGGTGAGTGTTGCCGGGTGGCAGCAGTTGGGAACGCCTGGCTGGTTAGCCCAACGAATCGAAAAATATCGGAATAAAGGAGGGCGGTTTCGGAAAAAAGAAGACGTGCTGCGGATTTATAATTTCCCATCCGAGCTATACCAACAGTTAGCGCCCTACATGACCTTGTCTGAACAGGAGGCTGGGAAAGCAGGCAGTACTGATGCCGCCAGGGCCGATAAGCCGTTTTCACATGAAGCATACAAACCAGGCGATCGGCCGCAATTCTCGCGACCAGCGAAACCCGAATTGCAGCCATTTGATATTAACACCGTCGATACCACTCAACTGATTGCCTTAAAAGGAATTGGTTCTAAACTGGCCGGGCGAATACTGGCGTTTCGGGACGCGCTGGGCGGATTCGTGTCGATAGAGCAGTACCGCGACATTTACGGACTGGATTCGGTAGCGCTTGCGGAGCTTCAGAAATTTGGTCAGATTCGAACAGCGCCCCGGCGCATTCGGATCAATACGGCTTCGGCAGACGAACTGGATAGGCATCCGTTTTTATCGCGTCGGCAGGCAGAAATAATTGTGCGTTATCGCGAGCAACACGGAGCCTATTCGTCGGTCGAAGCGCTTCGACCTATTCGGATTTTAGATGCGAAAACGATTGATAAGCTAGCACCTTACCTGGAGTTTTGA
- a CDS encoding PQQ-dependent sugar dehydrogenase codes for MFGKAIYALLISLVATAGFSWFVWSLCQSDDDDATQATPKMAVATVNEAGIIPTVFSEDKPHTAVRVVNAYPKLSFEAPVEFTYANDGTNRVFVVEQSGQINVFDNNPDASVRQTYLDIRKKVAYGGEMGLLGLAFHPKFKENGYFYVNYTKNNPRETVVSRFKAASPTATEIDPKSEVILFTFQQPYSNHNGGKVLFGPDGYLYVSTGDGGSGGDPQNNGQNRSSWLGKILRIDVNSTKKGHYGIPADNPFVKNKEGFLEEIFAYGLRNPWRISFDEQGRLWAGDVGQNEIEEIDIISKGGNYGWRIKEGRDDYTAKGNPTPDKLIGPIWQYNHQNGNVSVTGGLVYRGSLAPSLKGKYVYADYASGRIWALSVNDTKAASNQEIVSRSGAISAFGEDQKHEMYLCDLGGKILKLVEK; via the coding sequence ATGTTTGGTAAGGCTATTTATGCATTACTTATTTCGCTGGTTGCCACGGCTGGATTTTCGTGGTTTGTGTGGTCGTTGTGTCAATCTGACGATGACGACGCAACGCAGGCTACCCCAAAAATGGCAGTTGCTACCGTAAACGAAGCAGGAATTATACCAACGGTTTTTTCGGAGGATAAACCCCACACTGCGGTTCGGGTTGTAAATGCTTATCCGAAGCTTTCGTTCGAGGCTCCGGTGGAGTTTACGTATGCCAATGATGGTACAAACCGGGTTTTTGTCGTTGAGCAATCTGGCCAGATCAATGTGTTCGATAATAACCCCGATGCTTCGGTTAGGCAGACGTATCTGGATATTCGCAAAAAGGTGGCCTATGGTGGAGAAATGGGCCTGCTAGGTCTTGCTTTTCACCCTAAATTCAAAGAAAATGGGTATTTCTATGTCAATTATACAAAAAATAATCCCCGCGAAACGGTTGTAAGTCGTTTCAAAGCGGCATCGCCTACGGCAACAGAGATTGATCCAAAATCGGAAGTTATTCTGTTTACGTTCCAACAGCCCTATTCGAATCATAATGGCGGGAAAGTACTGTTTGGGCCAGATGGGTATCTGTATGTTTCTACGGGCGATGGTGGGAGTGGTGGAGATCCGCAAAATAACGGACAGAATCGGAGTAGCTGGCTCGGGAAAATTCTGCGGATTGATGTGAACAGTACAAAAAAAGGACACTATGGGATTCCGGCCGATAATCCGTTTGTGAAAAACAAGGAGGGTTTTCTCGAAGAAATTTTTGCCTACGGTTTACGAAATCCCTGGCGGATCAGTTTCGATGAACAGGGACGATTATGGGCTGGCGATGTTGGTCAGAATGAAATCGAAGAAATCGACATCATCTCGAAAGGGGGCAACTACGGCTGGCGTATTAAGGAAGGGCGCGACGATTATACGGCAAAAGGGAATCCAACCCCTGACAAGCTAATTGGCCCTATCTGGCAATATAATCATCAGAATGGCAATGTGTCGGTAACCGGTGGCTTGGTTTATCGGGGGAGTTTGGCGCCTTCGCTGAAGGGAAAATACGTTTACGCCGACTATGCCAGCGGACGAATCTGGGCGCTTTCGGTAAACGACACCAAAGCGGCTTCAAATCAGGAGATTGTATCCCGGTCGGGAGCTATTTCTGCCTTCGGCGAAGACCAGAAACACGAAATGTATCTCTGCGATTTGGGCGGGAAAATTCTGAAACTTGTTGAAAAGTAG
- the epsC gene encoding serine O-acetyltransferase EpsC — MIVANPAFLEHLVAQRSQYRFKLPSRPDAGRFIDQLMRLLFPVTQDCQSASQHIGETYQKLNDQLVCLFQPLAATLPASPEISAERFFEQLPAIYDNLFLDAQAIVDNDPAAVGIEEVVAVYPGFYTIAVYRIAHEMLKLNIPLLPRMLTEYAHGLTGIDIHPGAQIGRSFFIDHGTGVVIGETTIIGDNVKIYQGVTLGATHVAKSMAQKKRHPTIENNVVIYANATILGGRTVVGHDSVIGGNVWLTHSVEPYSLVYNQHQTEVRMKSLDNAEPINFVI; from the coding sequence ATGATTGTCGCAAACCCCGCTTTCCTCGAGCATCTGGTAGCTCAGCGATCTCAGTACCGCTTCAAACTTCCATCCCGGCCCGACGCAGGTCGTTTTATTGATCAGCTAATGCGGCTGTTGTTTCCTGTTACGCAGGATTGCCAGTCGGCTTCTCAGCATATTGGCGAGACCTATCAAAAACTAAACGATCAGCTCGTTTGTCTGTTTCAGCCACTGGCGGCTACCCTACCCGCCAGCCCCGAAATTTCGGCAGAGCGTTTCTTCGAACAACTTCCTGCCATCTATGACAACCTCTTTCTGGATGCTCAGGCCATTGTCGACAACGACCCGGCTGCGGTAGGTATTGAAGAAGTAGTAGCAGTATATCCAGGCTTTTATACCATTGCGGTTTACCGGATTGCCCACGAAATGCTCAAACTGAACATTCCACTCCTACCCCGGATGCTAACTGAATATGCACATGGGCTTACAGGAATCGATATACATCCCGGCGCTCAGATCGGGCGGTCGTTTTTCATCGACCACGGTACGGGGGTAGTCATTGGCGAAACCACAATCATTGGCGATAATGTCAAGATCTATCAGGGAGTAACGCTGGGCGCCACTCACGTTGCCAAATCAATGGCCCAGAAAAAACGCCACCCAACCATCGAAAACAACGTAGTAATCTATGCAAACGCGACCATTCTGGGCGGTCGAACGGTGGTTGGCCATGACTCGGTGATTGGTGGTAACGTTTGGCTCACGCACAGTGTTGAGCCCTATTCGCTCGTCTACAATCAACACCAGACCGAGGTTCGGATGAAGTCGCTCGACAATGCCGAGCCAATCAATTTTGTTATCTGA
- the rpiB gene encoding ribose 5-phosphate isomerase B, translating to MSYRIAIGADHAGFSYKEAIRSWLEAHNYTVTDFGTYSADSADYADFAHPVATAVESGEADRGILICGSGQGVSMTANKHQGIRAALVWQPAIAELTRQHNDANVLCLPERFIDLNDALECVQRFLETEFEGERHQRRVGKIAC from the coding sequence ATGTCCTATCGTATTGCCATCGGTGCTGATCACGCCGGATTTTCGTACAAGGAAGCCATCAGAAGCTGGCTCGAAGCGCACAACTATACCGTAACGGATTTTGGAACCTATTCGGCCGACTCGGCCGATTATGCTGATTTTGCGCATCCCGTAGCAACTGCTGTTGAGTCGGGGGAGGCCGATCGGGGAATTTTGATTTGCGGCAGTGGGCAAGGTGTGTCCATGACTGCCAACAAACACCAGGGTATTCGGGCGGCATTAGTCTGGCAACCCGCAATAGCTGAACTTACCCGCCAGCACAATGATGCCAATGTGCTTTGTTTGCCCGAACGGTTTATTGACTTAAACGATGCACTGGAGTGCGTTCAGCGCTTTCTGGAAACAGAATTTGAAGGAGAGCGTCACCAACGGCGCGTTGGCAAAATTGCCTGTTAG